A part of Amycolatopsis camponoti genomic DNA contains:
- a CDS encoding trypsin-like peptidase domain-containing protein: MCLLDSSGRALGAGMLLGESTVLTCAHVVQAAGEEALSPDGPAAQLVVRFVGLPGTPEAYAGVRPGCWVPPLPDGRGDVALLELSEAFPGVPGAPLVRLGVVRDRVVHTYGFPAPHQHGVWVNDAELAGPAGAGSEWIQLNSKPPGERVRRGFSGAGVIDKATDAVLGMVVTEYTDERLGLAYLIPVETIVRHVPEVARWVGEPPRPACGPLVVVIGDRDSAVVRDFLTQVRRERRGSPPGRGERLAAIVDATGKTADEVAEKVSAGISTEEVTTVLATNPEDVAVAVAGVDAARAPEEVLTGAVKPLMDKGATVLVQFSGPDSPGVHLARRWESERNARRLDRLALLVEMVEHEEERTRERAAQVGTRTHPAAEVPGPAADLRLRLAALSSAGEHIDPGRVRRALTVTERDAETARRELVRLHADLDAHAARHDELLGRLRAYNAKATDAGLMEDEELAERYRPAMTALNALPADLVAAAELVEGYIRAVRHRLEGV, translated from the coding sequence GTGTGCTTGCTGGACTCGTCGGGCCGGGCACTGGGTGCCGGCATGCTGCTGGGCGAGTCCACGGTCCTGACCTGCGCGCACGTCGTGCAGGCCGCCGGGGAGGAAGCACTTTCGCCCGACGGCCCGGCCGCCCAGCTCGTGGTCCGCTTCGTCGGCCTCCCCGGGACACCGGAGGCGTACGCCGGCGTCCGGCCGGGGTGCTGGGTGCCGCCGCTGCCCGACGGCCGCGGGGACGTCGCGCTGCTGGAGCTGAGCGAGGCTTTCCCCGGCGTGCCAGGTGCGCCGTTGGTGCGCCTGGGTGTCGTCCGCGACCGGGTGGTCCACACCTACGGTTTCCCGGCGCCGCACCAGCACGGCGTGTGGGTGAACGACGCCGAGCTGGCCGGCCCGGCCGGGGCGGGCAGCGAGTGGATCCAGCTGAACTCGAAGCCGCCGGGGGAACGCGTCCGCCGCGGGTTCAGCGGCGCCGGGGTGATCGACAAGGCCACCGACGCGGTGCTCGGCATGGTGGTCACCGAATACACCGACGAACGGCTCGGGCTCGCCTACTTGATCCCCGTCGAGACGATCGTCCGGCACGTCCCGGAGGTCGCCCGGTGGGTGGGCGAGCCGCCGCGGCCCGCGTGCGGCCCGCTGGTCGTGGTCATCGGCGACCGCGACTCGGCGGTGGTCCGGGACTTCCTGACCCAGGTCCGGCGCGAGCGCCGCGGGTCTCCGCCCGGCCGCGGCGAGCGGCTCGCCGCGATCGTCGACGCCACCGGCAAGACCGCCGACGAGGTGGCCGAGAAGGTCAGCGCCGGCATCAGCACCGAGGAGGTCACGACGGTGCTCGCGACCAACCCGGAGGACGTCGCGGTGGCGGTGGCCGGCGTCGACGCCGCCCGCGCGCCGGAAGAGGTCCTGACCGGTGCGGTGAAACCGCTGATGGACAAGGGTGCCACCGTGCTCGTCCAGTTCAGCGGGCCGGACTCGCCCGGCGTGCACCTGGCCCGCCGCTGGGAGAGCGAACGGAACGCGCGGAGGCTGGACCGGCTGGCGCTGCTGGTCGAAATGGTGGAGCACGAAGAGGAGCGCACGCGGGAGCGGGCCGCCCAGGTCGGCACGCGCACGCACCCGGCGGCGGAGGTGCCCGGCCCCGCCGCGGACCTGCGCCTGCGACTGGCCGCCCTCAGCTCGGCGGGCGAGCACATCGACCCGGGCCGCGTCCGGCGCGCCCTGACGGTGACCGAACGCGACGCCGAGACGGCCCGCCGGGAGCTAGTCCGGTTGCACGCCGACCTCGACGCGCACGCGGCCCGCCACGACGAGCTGCTCGGACGGCTGCGCGCGTACAACGCGAAGGCCACCGACGCGGGCCTGATGGAGGACGAGGAGCTGGCGGAGCGGTACCGCCCGGCGATGACGGCGCTCAACGCGCTCCCCGCCGATCTCGTGGCCGCGGCGGAGCTGGTCGAGGGTTACATCCGCGCGGTGCGGCACCGATTGGAGGGCGTGTGA